The sequence below is a genomic window from Nicotiana tomentosiformis chromosome 6, ASM39032v3, whole genome shotgun sequence.
GTTACGCTATATATGTCTCATTAAATTGCTTTCCTTTACCAACACGATTACTAAATCATACAACCTTttcattcttttctttcttttaagtGTTTAATAAAAGTATCTTTAAACTTTATAAACCAAAAGAATATTCAATTTAATGATACTAAAATGTTGACAAAACAAGTATCCAAATGTGAACCAAGATTTCATCAAATCATTAGCCTTTATTGATCTTTATTTCCTAAAATCAGGCTTGTCCTTTAGCATGCATGAAATAAATGTCAGTATCTAACTTTATTGCCACATTaaatttttcttgattttttttatgtATTCATACAGTTCACACCAGCCACTTTTGGTTCTTTccctattttatttatatataggACTAAAAATAGCTTGTGAATTTTGTATTTTTCAGTTTGAGAGTAGCAAAAATGGAATACTATAAACTTAATGTGTTCTTGGCCATTGCAGCTTTCTTGTTTCTTTTTCCAGTAGTTCATGGATGGGGACTGGATGGCCACTACACTGTTTGCAAAATTGCTCAGGTTCTAATGTTTTACATATATAGCCCCTTATCGGATTTAAACTAATGACTTACCCATTGATGTATCTTATATATGAATCCAAATCTGTCTAATCACTCATGTTATGATCTTCTACATCCCATTCTGTGTGTTACTCGATTAAAAGGGCCTTCTTAAAAGTTAACTCTTGATTTTTTCATTGTATTTCTTGGGATGCTGTTAAGGTAGCATTTGCGACTTAatctaattttatttatttatgacttAATCTGATTTTGTTTATTTGTGACAGTCAAGATTGAGTCAAGCTGCAGCAGATGCAGTTGAGAAGTTGTTGCCAGAATCTGCAAATGGTGATTTGGCAAGTGTGTGTATATGGGCTGACCATGTCAAGTTTCGTTATCGCTGGTCATCAGCTCTTCATTATATTGATACCCCTGATAATCTCTGCACTTACCAGTACAACAGTAAGTATTTGATACTTAATTCCTCTTCTTTTTCTAGTACTAATAGCATGTAGTGATGGACTACTTATTTTGTATAACTTGTATATATATGTCAGTAGAAAATATAGCGAATTTCtagtactttttatttttattttcatatgGTACAATATTAGTAATGGGAGCCTTATCCCAAAGGTAAAAGTTGTCACCGTGTGACTAGGAGGTCATGGTTGCAAGACACGGAAACAGCCATCAGCATAAATGCAAAGTAAGACTGCGTAAGGTTGTGTACATAAGACCCCAATGTGGTCGGACCCTTTCCCGAACCCTGCTATAGCGGGAGTTTAGTGCATTGAGCTgcctttttattttaaaataatagccCGAGATGATTTTAGTTGGAGAAATATGAAAAGGGCAGCCTGGTGCACAAAGCATCACGCGTTCACGCAGGGTGCGAGTAAGGGCCGCACTCCAAAGGGTGTGATACAGAcagtctaccctaatgcaaggATTAATGGTTGCTTCCACTGCTCGAACCCGTGACTTAAAAGGTCAcatggagacaactttaccgttgcccCAAGGCTCTCCTTCTAATTGGAGAAATATGGTCAACGAGAATTCATATATTCGATCCTTACTTATTTGGAACTAAGGTATAGTCGTTATATACAGGGGACTGTAAAGATGAAAATGGAGTTTCAGATAGATGTGTAGCTGGAGCAATCAACAATTACACTGACCAGCTACTCAGTTATAACAGCGCCAATGAAAATGCTATAACATGTAATGTTTTTATGCTAAATCTTGCTTGTTTCATTCTTGTATTGCAAGCAGGTTGATACTAACTGCATTTTGACTATATATTTTGTGTAATTATCAGACAATTTGACAGAATCACTTCTCTTTCTTTCTCACTTTATGGGGGACATTCATCAGGTAAAATGTTGAATAAATAAGTTTTTTTCCAAAATATATTACTAATAGTTTTTGCAATTTGAGGCCATAGATTTTATCTTCATATGCAGCCTCTGCATGTGGGATTTACATCAGACAGGGGAGCCAATACAATAGATGTTCATTGGTACACTAGAAAAACAGTTTTACATCATGTAAGTCTTTTCTTGCCTTGGCTAAATTGCCTTAACAGACAATTTAATTTCCTCCACATGATATTTTCTCATTTTCTCAAACTAATTCTTATAACAGGTCTGGGATTCAAACATAATTGAAACTGCAGAAGAACGATACGATGATTCTAACGTAGATGAACTAGTCGATGCACTTCAGAAGAACATCTCGGTATAACACTTGCTCCTAACCTATGCTGCTCGTATCCTCCAATAATACCGTCAGGTGTGTGTCTAGGATTCGACACAGGTGTAGtggtatttttggaggatccgagcAACATAGCTCCTAACTTACAGCAAATAGAACTATAGAACCATCAATTCTTGTCCTCTACAATCACTAGAAAGAGCAAAGGGAAATAAAATTGAATACCTTATCAGTTGTCAGTATTTGTGACGAATTTCATCTTAAACAGACTGGATGGGCAGATCAAGTAAAATCATGGGAGAGCTGCAGTGGTAACAAGAAAGCCTGCCCTGATATGTATGTTTAACTCTAATAACAGATAGAAAAAACATTTTCAATTTTCAAGAATTATATCGTAAAGTAATACTAAGAATTTGCTTCCTGCAGATATGCAACTGAAGGTATCAAAGCTGCTTGTGCCTGGGCATATAAAGGAGTCAGTGAAGGTTCAACATTGGAAGGTAAATTTCGCCAAAATTGCCTGATCATTTCTTCTAGTAGCACATAATCTTTTTCAAGCGCCGTCTTTTAACTGTTGAAACGCTTATCTGTGGAATGCAGATGACTATTTCCTCACGCGTTTCCCCATAGTCCAACAGCGCCTAGCTCAAGGTGGAGTTCGCTTAGCTGCTACACTAAACCGCATATTCACATGACAACATATTGTAAACAAGGACTACATAATCCTCTCAAACTAGAAACTGATACATCACTTTGACAGGAGATGACCTATATCTTCTTCAGACAAGCTTTCCTTGTTTTAATATCAGAAAACATCTACTACATTGTTACTTGAATTAAGACATCATAGCATTGTAGTAATCTTCATTGTATCTTTTTCGTGCTATATCAGTAGTTTTTCGTTAACTTTGAAAATTCATATCTTGTCTCCAGCCAGATAGATACTCTCCTTGCCTACACATTTCTTTTTCTCAACTAACATTGAGATATTTTATCGACCATATAAGTCAATTACACGATGATTCTTATTAGCACGCCTTATGTCGTGCTCCTCAAGTAGGGCATGATATGAATCTGTTGATCAGTTTTGACTGCAATGTAGCACCTCTGAAACGAATTTTCTTTCCTGTCAATGCTCCGATATCGCATCGCAACAGTACTACAACCCGTCGAATACTCCCATCACGTGGATGTTCGAATTTTCATTCTTGTTAATGCTCCAATATCGCATCGTAACGATACTACAGCCCGTCAAATACTCCCATCGCGTGGAGGTTCGAATTTTCTTTCTTGTCAATGCTCCGATATTGCATCGGTACAGTACTACAGCTCGTTGAATACTCCCATCACATGGAGGTTCGAATTTTCATTCTTGTTAATGCTCCAATATCGCATCGGAACGGTACTACAGCCCGTCGAATACTCCCATCGCGTGGAGGTTCGAATTTTTTTTCTTGTCAATGCTCCGATATCGCATCGGAACTATACTACAGCCCGTTGAATACTCCCATCTCCACTCCATTCTTCTTCCTCCGTAATTTTCACTTTTCTTGATTTCAATGCAGTCCTGGTTCTTTTAGCCAAAGTAGATGACTCAGTAGACTTTGTTTTTGAAACAGACTTCTTTGTGGAAGTCTTGACTTTCTTATCCTTTGGAGTTACAACCTCCACTTTTTCTGTCTCATCTTCATCCTGCAGAACCAGGTCCATCTCATCAGTTTCAACAGCCTCAACAGGCTCACCCACCTTTTTTTTCCTTTAGCAGCAGCTTTTTTCTTACTTTCTTCGAAGGCCTTTTCCAGTTCAGCCTCACTCTGTttcttctgactccttgtagctcttcctcttgtaGGAGAAATCTCTACATGGATAGAAAAAGCAGCTTTTCTCTTCTTGTTTGCCCTAGCAGTGCCAGGAACTTTGACTCCTGAACTCCTTTTCTTTTTGGGATTGTAACTGTCAGTCACCTTTTTCAGTAATTCTTCAAGGGGTTCCTGCTCATATGGAACAAGTTCTTGATCCTTCTTCCCCAATCTAATTAACCCCTCAGCAGCTTCTCTAGACCCACTTCCCCTTTTTTTTTTCACTCTCTTCTTTTTCAGCCAATTCCTTAGTCCCTCCTTCCATAACTCCAATTTCTTCAGTCTGACCAACATGGGTGGGTGAAGATTTTGTCACCCCTTGTCTCATTCCCCTTATATCACTTTGAGCTCcctcactctctttttcttttctccttttatttttaccacccatTTTCTCAGACACAGCATTCTCTACCCTAGCCATTTTTCCTACCAGAATAAATCTAGTTTCCAGATTTTCAGTAGCTTCAGAGGTTACTTCAGATGTAACTTTAGGACCAGATTTTACCTGCTCTGTTTCAGATGAAACAGTTTTTTCCCCTCAGTTGCAAATTTGAACGAGTCTTCAGATTTTTGGGGTTCAACTCTTTGACTTTCCCTTAACTGCTTATTGATTTTCTTGAGTTGTTCTTTTCCAGCAACAACCTTACAAGCTTAATTTTTTAACTTCACCTAAGAGGGACTCTAACATTTTCTCCTTTAAGTTTTGTAGGTACATCATCCCGGGCACTTCACGGGAGATAACATCTGGTCTCGGACTTAGTAGAACATTAGTTAGATAATCATGGGAGTAGTAGTTTTATAATGAATTGCACCATTTTTCATGACTTCGCTGCTCTTACCCCCTTTCTATATTTATATTAGATCATAAATGGTTCATGTGGACAATCAAAAGGTGCCTCATCCTTGGACTGCACGGGTATAGCATCTGACATCAGACATTATGGAACATCAGTCAGATAATCAGGCGAGTAGTAGTTTTACAATGAACTCCATCATTTTTCATGACTTTGTTGCTCTCACCACTTTTCTATATTTATATCAGAACATCGTTCCCAGTTATCAACCGGAGACGATCATCAAATGGTTCCTGTGGACAGCTGAAAGATGCATCATCCTAAGACTGCAGGGGAAATAGCATCCGGCATCGGACATTATGGAACACCAATCAAACAATCAGGGGAGTATTAGTTGTACAATCATTTCTTAGTTCCAACATACTACCCTCACAATATTTCTATATCTTGATCAGATTACCGCCCTGGCTAATAGCCGGAGACAATCACCAAAACACTTCTTGTGGACAGTTTaaaggtggcaagtgggccggtccgggACACCAAACGGACCAGAACCGGTATTAGTAGGACTAGGCCGGTCTCGTGGGTCGGTCATGTGGACTGGGACCGTTTGGATCGTAGGGACCCGGATCGGACCGGTCCCTTGGCGGGCCAAACAGTCCCAAcggtaaaatttaaaaaaaaattaaaaatttaaaaaataatcgttgggctgtcaaaaaatagtcgttggctatttacaaaatagtcatttaatccccctccccccccccctcccaactttgttttaaccccaaactttttataattatactttttcaatattttcaactataaataccccctcattctttcatttttcttacaaaatcaatatcaatttATCAcactctctctaattttcttctatacttgctactattgcttactttattcttacaatttttgaaaaaattgtgaagttggtgaattgaagtcttcaacgataatcaattttcaataagttgttcgtcaattcggtaaacttgttccaactcttaaattttaatattatagttttgtttgttttatttatttgctattacttgattaattaagatggcttccttaaaaaaatattttggtaaaaaaaaaaaatccaagagtggcgaATCTAGTGGTCATGTTATTCCTCTTCCCCTGcccccggctccccgaaccaaacctCATATttgtcctacacctgctattcttgatagcgataatagtttattacaatttaccgagagtcaattttaccataatattgcacccggtgaacaattagatcatgaattaatgaatgctctttattttaataaatataatactattgatgaaaatgatgatgaggaaattgatcttgatgaaacttaaccggatgatgatacacccactagtcattctcctgatgttaacccaattaatgataaccctgctaatccaaatgatgccccatctAATACTCATGTTACTGCccttactttttctagacaacctaccAAATGGACATAAACATCTCATGTTTggtcattttttactcaactagttccagaaaataaggctaaATGTAAAAATTGTAGTAC
It includes:
- the LOC104097287 gene encoding endonuclease 2-like isoform X2; its protein translation is MHEINSRLSQAAADAVEKLLPESANGDLASVCIWADHVKFRYRWSSALHYIDTPDNLCTYQYNRDCKDENGVSDRCVAGAINNYTDQLLSYNSANENAITYNLTESLLFLSHFMGDIHQPLHVGFTSDRGANTIDVHWYTRKTVLHHVWDSNIIETAEERYDDSNVDELVDALQKNISTGWADQVKSWESCSGNKKACPDIYATEGIKAACAWAYKGVSEGSTLEDDYFLTRFPIVQQRLAQGGVRLAATLNRIFT
- the LOC104097287 gene encoding endonuclease 2-like isoform X3 produces the protein MEYYKLNVFLAIAAFLFLFPVVHGWGLDGHYTVCKIAQSRLSQAAADAVEKLLPESANGDLASVCIWADHVKFRYRWSSALHYIDTPDNLCTYQYNRDCKDENGVSDRCVAGAINNYTDQLLSYNSANENAITYNLTESLLFLSHFMGDIHQPLHVGFTSDRGANTIDVHWYTRKTVLHHVWDSNIIETAEERYDDSNVDELVDALQKNISTGWADQVKSWESCSGNKKACPDMYQSCLCLGI
- the LOC104097287 gene encoding endonuclease 2-like isoform X1, producing the protein MEYYKLNVFLAIAAFLFLFPVVHGWGLDGHYTVCKIAQSRLSQAAADAVEKLLPESANGDLASVCIWADHVKFRYRWSSALHYIDTPDNLCTYQYNRDCKDENGVSDRCVAGAINNYTDQLLSYNSANENAITYNLTESLLFLSHFMGDIHQPLHVGFTSDRGANTIDVHWYTRKTVLHHVWDSNIIETAEERYDDSNVDELVDALQKNISTGWADQVKSWESCSGNKKACPDIYATEGIKAACAWAYKGVSEGSTLEDDYFLTRFPIVQQRLAQGGVRLAATLNRIFT
- the LOC104097289 gene encoding uncharacterized protein, which translates into the protein MERYKLAKKEVKLAPMTAKTAVFVRLYEELEEQVKSGPKVTSEVTSEATENLETRFILVGKMARVENAVSEKMGGKNKRRKEKESEGAQSDIRGMRQGVTKSSPTHVGQTEEIGVMEGGTKELAEKEESEKKKGKWEPLEELLKKVTDSYNPKKKRSSGVKVPGTARANKKRKAAFSIHVEISPTRGRATRSQKKQSEAELEKAFEESKKKAAAKGKKRWDEDETEKVEVVTPKDKKVKTSTKKSVSKTKSTESSTLAKRTRTALKSRKVKITEEEEWSGDGSIQRAVV